The nucleotide window TCCATGTCGCTTAGGGATTTCATTAGCCTTTTCTTTTCCTCGCCCTCGACGATGTCCATTAGCTTTTCATAGAACTGCGCCGCAATTTCCTCAGCTTTCATTGCCCAGTGAATTAAATCTATAACATCTTGAGACCCTTTCAACTCTTTAGCAACGGGCTGAAGCTCCGGGCCAATGTGCTCCTTCGGAAATACGACTTCCTTCCCAGGGAACATCGAAGAATAAAGCTTCCTTAACATTTTCTCATGCTTCTCCTCCTCGCTCGCTAACCACAGGATTTTCCCCTTTAATGGTTCAATATCGATTTTCTCGGCAAAGCTTTCATAGAACTTTCTAGCTTCGATCTCAGACTTTATTGCCAT belongs to Pyrococcus abyssi GE5 and includes:
- a CDS encoding ferritin family protein, which produces MEVSLDKIKELPLEELLGMAIKSEIEARKFYESFAEKIDIEPLKGKILWLASEEEKHEKMLRKLYSSMFPGKEVVFPKEHIGPELQPVAKELKGSQDVIDLIHWAMKAEEIAAQFYEKLMDIVEGEEKKRLMKSLSDMERGHYYMLRAEYELLLDWEMYSQMMHIGP